A region of Allocoleopsis franciscana PCC 7113 DNA encodes the following proteins:
- a CDS encoding IS1634 family transposase translates to MYIERVPNRNSPPAVLLRESYREGGKIRKRTLANLSKLPDTVVDNLRIVLKGGAAIENLSESFSVERSLPHGHVAAVLGTIKKLSLHHLISPSNSRKRALVLAMIVARLIEPRSKLATARGLHSETCNSSLSELLGLEKADEDELYEAMDWLVSKQELIENELALRHLSEGALVLYDVSSTYFEGTQCPLARYGYNRDKKKGFLQIVFGLICDKLGCPIAVEVFEGNTSDTTTLTAQIEKVRHRFGLQQVVWVGDRGMITNTRILAEFQPVEGLDWITALRASQIRKLLEQEAVQLSLFDETDLVEFSCSDYPSERLIACRNPMLAQEKSLTRIALLQATQQELNKIVIATSRDKRALKGADQIGLRVGRVLNATCVGKYFNIAITETSFSYSLNEAAIANDSALDGVYIIRTSVKPETLDAAQTVRTYKSLSTVKQAFRSYKTIDLKVRPIYHRLEQRVKAHVFLCMLAYYVEWHMRKALAPLLFDDEKVTVEPEGKSSIVAPSKRSKKARAKAATKKTPEKLPVHSFRTLMTDLATIVKNKFQSSGLETSLMFEKITQPTLLQQKALDLLEVSLICTQ, encoded by the coding sequence ATGTATATTGAACGAGTCCCTAACAGAAATTCCCCTCCCGCCGTCCTCCTACGCGAGTCCTATCGTGAAGGGGGTAAAATCCGTAAAAGAACTTTAGCTAACCTGTCGAAATTACCGGATACCGTCGTTGATAACTTGAGAATAGTACTCAAAGGCGGCGCAGCTATTGAAAATCTCTCCGAATCATTCTCTGTAGAAAGAAGTCTACCTCATGGTCATGTAGCTGCGGTTTTAGGAACAATCAAAAAACTGTCTTTGCACCATCTAATCTCACCCTCAAATTCGAGAAAACGAGCTCTAGTTTTGGCGATGATTGTGGCACGTCTCATTGAGCCTCGTTCCAAGTTAGCCACAGCCAGAGGATTGCACAGCGAAACGTGCAATTCATCGTTAAGTGAACTGTTGGGCTTAGAAAAAGCCGATGAGGATGAATTGTATGAAGCAATGGATTGGCTGGTATCCAAACAAGAATTAATCGAAAATGAGTTAGCCCTAAGACATCTATCCGAAGGAGCTTTAGTTCTCTACGATGTGAGTTCAACTTACTTTGAAGGAACTCAATGCCCTCTCGCTAGATATGGCTATAATCGGGATAAAAAGAAAGGATTTTTACAGATTGTATTTGGCTTAATCTGCGACAAGCTTGGTTGTCCCATCGCTGTGGAAGTGTTTGAAGGCAATACATCGGACACAACCACACTCACAGCTCAAATTGAGAAAGTACGTCACCGTTTTGGCCTACAACAAGTCGTTTGGGTTGGCGACCGAGGCATGATTACGAATACCCGGATTCTGGCAGAGTTTCAACCCGTTGAGGGACTCGACTGGATTACAGCTCTTAGAGCTAGTCAAATTCGGAAACTTCTTGAACAAGAAGCTGTTCAACTCTCATTATTTGATGAAACTGACTTAGTAGAATTTTCTTGTTCTGATTACCCCAGTGAGCGGCTAATTGCTTGTCGCAACCCGATGCTTGCTCAAGAAAAGTCTTTGACTAGAATTGCTTTATTACAGGCGACACAGCAGGAACTCAATAAGATTGTTATCGCCACTTCACGAGATAAACGCGCCCTCAAAGGAGCCGACCAGATTGGACTGAGAGTGGGGCGAGTTCTCAATGCTACATGTGTGGGGAAATACTTTAATATTGCCATCACTGAGACAAGTTTTTCTTACTCATTGAATGAAGCGGCTATCGCCAATGATTCGGCTTTGGATGGAGTCTATATTATTCGGACTTCAGTCAAACCGGAGACTTTAGATGCGGCTCAAACGGTGAGAACCTATAAAAGCCTTTCTACTGTCAAACAAGCTTTCCGCAGTTATAAAACTATCGATTTGAAAGTACGTCCAATTTATCACCGTTTAGAACAGCGCGTCAAAGCTCACGTCTTCTTGTGTATGCTGGCTTATTATGTGGAGTGGCACATGAGGAAAGCTTTAGCTCCACTGCTGTTTGACGATGAAAAAGTCACAGTTGAACCGGAGGGAAAAAGTTCAATTGTTGCTCCATCTAAGCGTTCAAAGAAAGCCCGCGCTAAGGCAGCGACTAAAAAGACACCTGAAAAGCTTCCTGTCCATAGTTTTCGGACTTTAATGACTGATTTAGCAACGATTGTCAAAAATAAATTCCAGTCTAGTGGTCTGGAGACTTCTCTAATGTTTGAGAAAATTACTCAACCGACTCTACTCCAACAAAAAGCGTTAGATTTGTTAGAAGTTTCCTTAATTTGTACCCAGTAA